The following proteins come from a genomic window of Triticum aestivum cultivar Chinese Spring chromosome 6A, IWGSC CS RefSeq v2.1, whole genome shotgun sequence:
- the LOC123131565 gene encoding kinesin-like protein KIN-6 isoform X1: MASSPPPPTTVRRNPPRRGRPALTPGPTPAQAPTPTTGTLRSRRRKALVISRLLDDEPAAAAAAAAPAAAATPLPPPPPTPPDAAISPPHPPPPAAAAATALTSSTSSSAAAEERLKVYLRIRPLPAPERERGCRPAAGRARAKEQPPPPKKQQQPPGVCLVATGPGSVALTVPQAKLVDHRRGRTATEVFDGFSAVLPPDSSQNDIFTQVMNPLVDEFLGGKSGLLVAMGPTGSGKTHTVFGTARNPGLVPLTLQKIFTAADESEGGNQSPRSFYLSMFEILCEGKGERILDLLSDAAELALQQSATIKGLKEVAISSAMDAESLVSRGMLKRSTAATDANSESSRSQCIITIRAVHKTVDQQSEHQISGSVLTIADLAGAERKKNTGNKGSRLLESNFINNTSMVFGLCLRALLDHQKNQKKTLEKHFKNSMLTRYLKDYLEGRKKMTLILNVKPGEDDYADTSYLLRQASPYMKIRYTSLDESSDLVSQKRTNVSLVCQENKKKRKVNKPEPEVVTAEEKELQRVSRSEQIMKNLFNALWTVSKQKISESEVAAKSMRELLKDKDIEILELKKELDDLKSRWSHVKQNDAASIAISSVSQTDLASDAALDNFHLSTELVQKISEECTYSDPEMSSAYCDMTEKSVDCDTSVANLIDEQELSSRYLKKEACTPDVTEPKCDLKKENTEIMGQVGNKESDGSESSEQTSAPDGGVTHAPSHLDDPSELSYTELRIVPCNLSAQFTDIQVSEKAPMEQSKEELSSNTEVESIQHGVDIKEMKQHDYQSSSQQLNCDAGDVSSNQPFLELQGMGAAHQNLDELVPEPEICEHTVKEAAAEHAHGRHVPDEGLPQTKASIAPTKDCQAGGTADDQKENLCQKEANEDLCASKPRENTKKTSSRRRLLPVASMMLKEFTGPAIDAADTKRATDGGGAKTLSGEQAAAGRSDALIRLLKAKSPPMRHRRG; this comes from the exons AtggcctcgtcgccgccgccgccgaccaccgtCCGCCGGAACCCTCCCCGCCGCGGCAGGCCGGCCCTGACCCCAGGCCCGACCCCCGCCCAGGCGCCGACCCCGACCACGGGCACCCTCCGCTCCCGCCGCCGGAAAGCCCTGGTCATCTCCCGCCTGCTCGACGACGAacccgccgcggcggcggcggcagcggctcccgcggccgccgccacccctctCCCGCCTCCTCCGCCGACCCCACCCGACGCCGCCAtttcccctccccacccccctcctCCCGCCGCGGCGGCCGCCACGGCGCTCAcctcctcgacctcgtcgtcggcggcggcggaggagcgcctCAAGGTCTACCTCCGCATCCGCCCGCTCCCGGCGCCGGAGCGGGAGCGCGGCTGCAGGCCTGCCGCCGGCCGCGCCAGGGCCAaggagcagccgccgccgcccaagaagcagcagcagccgccgggGGTCTGCCTCGTCGCCACCGGCCCCGGCTCCGTCGCGCTCACCGTCCCCCAGGCCAAGCTCGTCGACCACCGGCGCGGCCGCACCGCCACCGAGGTCTTCGACGGCTTCTCCGCCGTCCTCCCGCCCGACTCCTCGCAG AATGATATCTTTACTCAAGTGATGAACCCGCTGGTGGACGAGTTCTTGGGAGGAAAGAGCGGCCTTCTGGTGGCGATGGGTCCGACGGGGTCCGGCAAGACGCACACCGTCTTTGGTACTGCGAGAAATCCCGGCCTAGTACCGCTCACTCTACAGAAGATCTTCACTGCGGCAGATGAATCCGAAGGTGGCAACCAATCGCCAAG ATCGTTTTACTTGTCAATGTTCGAGATACTCTGTGAAGGAAAAGGAGAACGGATTCTCGATCTTCTGTCTGATGCAGCAGAACTGGCCCTCCAGCAGTCAGCAACAATTAAAGGCCTTAAAGAG GTGGCCATTTCAAGTGCCATGGATGCTGAGAGTTTAGTTTCACGTGGCATGCTTAAGCGGAGCACAGCTGCAACTGATGCTAACAGCGAGTCAAG CCGGTCACAGTGCATCATCACTATACGTGCTGTTCATAAAACTGTTGACCAACAAAGTGAGCACCAGATTAGTGGATCTGTCCTGACAATTGCTGACCTTGCTGGAGCAGAGCGAAAAAAGAATACCGGAAATAAG GGTTCAAGGTTGTTGGAGAGTAACTTTATCAACAATACGTCCATGGTTTTCGGTCTATGTCTGAGG GCTTTATTAGATCATCAGAAAAATCAGAAGAAAACCTTGGAGAAACATTTTAAGAACTCAATG TTGACTAGGTACTTGAAAGACTACCTGGAAGGAAGGAAGAAGATGACTCTG ATTTTGAACGTGAAACCAGGAGAAGATGACTACGCTGATACATCATATTTGCTCAGACAAGCATCTCCTTACATGAAAATAAG GTACACCAGCCTTGATGAATCTTCTGATTTGGTTTCCCAAAAGAGAACCAATGTTTCCCTGGTTTGCCAAGAGAACAAGAAAAAGAGGAAGGTTAACAAGCCCGAACCTGAAGTTGTTACG GCTGAAGAAAAAGAGCTGCAAAGAGTGTCTCGAAGTGAACAAATCATGAAGAACCTTTTCAATGCTTTATGGACTGTTTCAAAACAAAAGATTTCG GAGTCTGAGGTTGCTGCTAAAAGCATGCGGGAATTGCTCAAAGATAAAGACATTGAAATTCTAGAGCTGAAAAAGGAGTTGGATGACCTGAAGTCTCGTTGGTCACACGTTAAGCAAAATGATGCTGCATCAATTGCTATAAGCTCGGTTTCTCAAACTGACCTGGCCAGTGACGCTGCATTAGACAATTTCCAT TTGAGCACTGAGTTGGTACAAAAGATCTCAGAAGAATGTACATATTCTGATCCAGAAATGTCTTCAGCTTATTGCGATATGACAG AGAAATCCGTCGACTGTGATACCTCTGTTGCTAATTTGATAGATGAACAAGAATTGAGCTCCAGATATTTGAAG AAAGAGGCATGCACTCCTGATGTTACTGAACCCAAGTGCGATCTGAAAAAGGAAAATACGGAG ATAATGGGACAAGTGGGCAACAAGGAATCTGATGGTTCTGAGAGTTCTGAACAGACTTCGGCACCTGACGGTGGTGTAACACATGCACCCAGTCATTTGGATGATCCATCTGAGCTAAGCTATACAG AACTTCGTATTGTTCCATGTAATCTGTCCGCACAGTTTACTGATATACAAGTTAGCGAGAAAGCTCCCATGGAACAAAGTAAAGAAGAGCTAAGCAGCAATACAGAAGTGGAGAGTATTCAACATGGCGTCGACATAAAAG AAATGAAGCAGCATGATTATCAAAGTTCATCTCAGCAACTGAACTGTGATGCTGGAGACGTTAGCTCCAATCAGCCTTTCTTAGAGTTGCAAGGCATG GGTGCTGCTCACCAGAATCTTGATGAACTGGTGCCTGAGCCAGAAATTTGCGAGCACACGGTAAAGGAGGCTGCTGCAGAACACG CACATGGCCGACATGTACCAGACGAAGGGCTTCCCCAGACGAAGGCTTCAATA GCTCCAACCAAGGACTGCCAGGCAGGGGGGACCGCGGATGACCAAAAGGAGAACCTTTGCCAGAAAGAAGCAAATGAGGACCTTTGCGCTTCGAAGCCTCGTGAAAACACAAAGAAGACGTCAAG CAGGAGGAGGCTGCTGCCGGTGGCGTCCATGATGCTCAAGGAGTTCACCGGCCCTGCCATTGATGCCGCGGATACCAAGAGGGCCACG GATGGAGGAGGCGCCAAGACATTGTCAGGCGAGCAGGCGGCTGCTGGGCGATCGGACGCGCTCATCCGGCTCCTCAAAGCGAAATCTCCGCCCATGAGGCATCGCCGGGGCTAG
- the LOC123131566 gene encoding NAC domain-containing protein 82, producing MEMAPLPPGYRFQPTDAELILYYLKRKILGKKLRPNPVTEIDIYQFAPWDLPGKSSMPTGDLQWYFFCTCGRKYPTGSRTNRSNQAGHWKATGKDRKVVCNSRTVGMKRTLVFHAGKGRKEKRTDWVMHEYRLVESEVPNAGVRLDDFVLCKVYQKSGPGPRIGEQYGAPLEEEEEEMNDANGEAYCLSHSSAPGPSHGGVLNFAGQSVSDGGRVSLSLLSANNGKSSSSGVRPDRASHPDVNWDRIHIQQLADILGFLSTNPVGQDGPPSDSTAYHDTEALFDDSEAIFDIADQVVPSSLVSLCKQCDSCGVRLVDPFLEPVAGEVYLELNDLLLCHAGHVPHGSSHEGPQHWIRQRPFVHSSSAASGTVSAAVSG from the exons ATGGAAATGGCGCCACTCCCTCCTGGATACCGGTTCCAACCGACCGATGCTGAACTCATCCTCTACTATCTAAAGAGGAAGATACTGGGTAAAAAGTTGCGCCCCAATCCTGTTACAGAAATCGATATCTACCAATTCGCCCCCTGGGATCTTCCAG GGAAATCTTCAATGCCAACTGGGGATCTTCAGTGGTATTTCTTTTGTACTTGCGGTCGGAAGTACCCTACCGGGTCAAGAACTAACCGGTCAAACCAAGCTGGGCACTGGAAAGCTACTGGAAAGGACAGGAAGGTGGTGTGTAATTCTCGGACTGTTGGGATGAAGAGGACCTTGGTGTTTCATGCTGGCAAGGGACGCAAGGAGAAAAGAACTGACTGGGTCATGCATGAATATAGGCTGGTCGAAAGCGAAGTACCTAATGCTGGTGTTAGACTG GACGATTTCGTTCTCTGCAAAGTCTATCAGAAAAGCGGTCCAGGTCCCAGGATTGGGGAACAGTATGGCGCTCCattagaggaagaggaagaggaaatgAATGATGCAAATGGGGAAGCTTACTGTTTATCCCATTCTTCCGCACCTGGACCAAGCCATGGTGGTGTGTTGAACTTTGCGGGTCAATCTGTTAGTGATGGCGGCAGGGTTTCCTTGAGCCTTTTGTCAGCAAATAACGGCAAGAGCTCCTCGAGTGGTGTCCGTCCTGACAGGGCTTCTCATCCGGATGTTAACTGGGACAGGATACATATACAACAGTTAGCTGATATTCTGGGTTTTCTCTCTACGAATCCTGTAGGCCAAGATGGTCCACCG TCTGATTCAACCGCTTACCATGACACGGAAGCATTGTTTGACGATAGTGAAGCTATATTTGACATAGCGGACCAAGTAGTGCCTTCTTCACTGGTTAGCCTCTGCAAGCAGTGTGACTCGTGCGGCGTGCGGCTGGTCGACCCTTTTCTGGAACCGGTGGCAGGAGAAGTGTACCTGGAGCTGAATGACCTGCTGTTGTGTCATGCCGGCCATGTTCCACATGGCAGCAGCCATGAGGGCCCTCAACACTGGATAAGACAACGTCCATTTGTCCATAGTAGCAGCGCGGCCAGTGGCACCGTATCTGCAGCAGTTTCTGGGTAA
- the LOC123131565 gene encoding kinesin-like protein KIN-6 isoform X2: MASSPPPPTTVRRNPPRRGRPALTPGPTPAQAPTPTTGTLRSRRRKALVISRLLDDEPAAAAAAAAPAAAATPLPPPPPTPPDAAISPPHPPPPAAAAATALTSSTSSSAAAEERLKVYLRIRPLPAPERERGCRPAAGRARAKEQPPPPKKQQQPPGVCLVATGPGSVALTVPQAKLVDHRRGRTATEVFDGFSAVLPPDSSQNDIFTQVMNPLVDEFLGGKSGLLVAMGPTGSGKTHTVFGTARNPGLVPLTLQKIFTAADESEGGNQSPRSFYLSMFEILCEGKGERILDLLSDAAELALQQSATIKGLKEVAISSAMDAESLVSRGMLKRSTAATDANSESSRSQCIITIRAVHKTVDQQSEHQISGSVLTIADLAGAERKKNTGNKGSRLLESNFINNTSMVFGLCLRALLDHQKNQKKTLEKHFKNSMLTRYLKDYLEGRKKMTLILNVKPGEDDYADTSYLLRQASPYMKIRYTSLDESSDLVSQKRTNVSLVCQENKKKRKVNKPEPEVVTAEEKELQRVSRSEQIMKNLFNALWTVSKQKISESEVAAKSMRELLKDKDIEILELKKELDDLKSRWSHVKQNDAASIAISSVSQTDLASDAALDNFHLSTELVQKISEECTYSDPEMSSAYCDMTEKSVDCDTSVANLIDEQELSSRYLKKEACTPDVTEPKCDLKKENTEIMGQVGNKESDGSESSEQTSAPDGGVTHAPSHLDDPSELSYTELRIVPCNLSAQFTDIQVSEKAPMEQSKEELSSNTEVESIQHGVDIKEMKQHDYQSSSQQLNCDAGDVSSNQPFLELQGMGAAHQNLDELVPEPEICEHTVKEAAAEHAHGRHVPDEGLPQTKASIAPTKDCQAGGTADDQKENLCQKEANEDLCASKPRENTKKTSRRRLLPVASMMLKEFTGPAIDAADTKRATDGGGAKTLSGEQAAAGRSDALIRLLKAKSPPMRHRRG, translated from the exons AtggcctcgtcgccgccgccgccgaccaccgtCCGCCGGAACCCTCCCCGCCGCGGCAGGCCGGCCCTGACCCCAGGCCCGACCCCCGCCCAGGCGCCGACCCCGACCACGGGCACCCTCCGCTCCCGCCGCCGGAAAGCCCTGGTCATCTCCCGCCTGCTCGACGACGAacccgccgcggcggcggcggcagcggctcccgcggccgccgccacccctctCCCGCCTCCTCCGCCGACCCCACCCGACGCCGCCAtttcccctccccacccccctcctCCCGCCGCGGCGGCCGCCACGGCGCTCAcctcctcgacctcgtcgtcggcggcggcggaggagcgcctCAAGGTCTACCTCCGCATCCGCCCGCTCCCGGCGCCGGAGCGGGAGCGCGGCTGCAGGCCTGCCGCCGGCCGCGCCAGGGCCAaggagcagccgccgccgcccaagaagcagcagcagccgccgggGGTCTGCCTCGTCGCCACCGGCCCCGGCTCCGTCGCGCTCACCGTCCCCCAGGCCAAGCTCGTCGACCACCGGCGCGGCCGCACCGCCACCGAGGTCTTCGACGGCTTCTCCGCCGTCCTCCCGCCCGACTCCTCGCAG AATGATATCTTTACTCAAGTGATGAACCCGCTGGTGGACGAGTTCTTGGGAGGAAAGAGCGGCCTTCTGGTGGCGATGGGTCCGACGGGGTCCGGCAAGACGCACACCGTCTTTGGTACTGCGAGAAATCCCGGCCTAGTACCGCTCACTCTACAGAAGATCTTCACTGCGGCAGATGAATCCGAAGGTGGCAACCAATCGCCAAG ATCGTTTTACTTGTCAATGTTCGAGATACTCTGTGAAGGAAAAGGAGAACGGATTCTCGATCTTCTGTCTGATGCAGCAGAACTGGCCCTCCAGCAGTCAGCAACAATTAAAGGCCTTAAAGAG GTGGCCATTTCAAGTGCCATGGATGCTGAGAGTTTAGTTTCACGTGGCATGCTTAAGCGGAGCACAGCTGCAACTGATGCTAACAGCGAGTCAAG CCGGTCACAGTGCATCATCACTATACGTGCTGTTCATAAAACTGTTGACCAACAAAGTGAGCACCAGATTAGTGGATCTGTCCTGACAATTGCTGACCTTGCTGGAGCAGAGCGAAAAAAGAATACCGGAAATAAG GGTTCAAGGTTGTTGGAGAGTAACTTTATCAACAATACGTCCATGGTTTTCGGTCTATGTCTGAGG GCTTTATTAGATCATCAGAAAAATCAGAAGAAAACCTTGGAGAAACATTTTAAGAACTCAATG TTGACTAGGTACTTGAAAGACTACCTGGAAGGAAGGAAGAAGATGACTCTG ATTTTGAACGTGAAACCAGGAGAAGATGACTACGCTGATACATCATATTTGCTCAGACAAGCATCTCCTTACATGAAAATAAG GTACACCAGCCTTGATGAATCTTCTGATTTGGTTTCCCAAAAGAGAACCAATGTTTCCCTGGTTTGCCAAGAGAACAAGAAAAAGAGGAAGGTTAACAAGCCCGAACCTGAAGTTGTTACG GCTGAAGAAAAAGAGCTGCAAAGAGTGTCTCGAAGTGAACAAATCATGAAGAACCTTTTCAATGCTTTATGGACTGTTTCAAAACAAAAGATTTCG GAGTCTGAGGTTGCTGCTAAAAGCATGCGGGAATTGCTCAAAGATAAAGACATTGAAATTCTAGAGCTGAAAAAGGAGTTGGATGACCTGAAGTCTCGTTGGTCACACGTTAAGCAAAATGATGCTGCATCAATTGCTATAAGCTCGGTTTCTCAAACTGACCTGGCCAGTGACGCTGCATTAGACAATTTCCAT TTGAGCACTGAGTTGGTACAAAAGATCTCAGAAGAATGTACATATTCTGATCCAGAAATGTCTTCAGCTTATTGCGATATGACAG AGAAATCCGTCGACTGTGATACCTCTGTTGCTAATTTGATAGATGAACAAGAATTGAGCTCCAGATATTTGAAG AAAGAGGCATGCACTCCTGATGTTACTGAACCCAAGTGCGATCTGAAAAAGGAAAATACGGAG ATAATGGGACAAGTGGGCAACAAGGAATCTGATGGTTCTGAGAGTTCTGAACAGACTTCGGCACCTGACGGTGGTGTAACACATGCACCCAGTCATTTGGATGATCCATCTGAGCTAAGCTATACAG AACTTCGTATTGTTCCATGTAATCTGTCCGCACAGTTTACTGATATACAAGTTAGCGAGAAAGCTCCCATGGAACAAAGTAAAGAAGAGCTAAGCAGCAATACAGAAGTGGAGAGTATTCAACATGGCGTCGACATAAAAG AAATGAAGCAGCATGATTATCAAAGTTCATCTCAGCAACTGAACTGTGATGCTGGAGACGTTAGCTCCAATCAGCCTTTCTTAGAGTTGCAAGGCATG GGTGCTGCTCACCAGAATCTTGATGAACTGGTGCCTGAGCCAGAAATTTGCGAGCACACGGTAAAGGAGGCTGCTGCAGAACACG CACATGGCCGACATGTACCAGACGAAGGGCTTCCCCAGACGAAGGCTTCAATA GCTCCAACCAAGGACTGCCAGGCAGGGGGGACCGCGGATGACCAAAAGGAGAACCTTTGCCAGAAAGAAGCAAATGAGGACCTTTGCGCTTCGAAGCCTCGTGAAAACACAAAGAAGACGTCAAG GAGGAGGCTGCTGCCGGTGGCGTCCATGATGCTCAAGGAGTTCACCGGCCCTGCCATTGATGCCGCGGATACCAAGAGGGCCACG GATGGAGGAGGCGCCAAGACATTGTCAGGCGAGCAGGCGGCTGCTGGGCGATCGGACGCGCTCATCCGGCTCCTCAAAGCGAAATCTCCGCCCATGAGGCATCGCCGGGGCTAG